The genomic DNA TCGCCTCGTCCATCTCCTTCTCGGACTCGGCGTACGGGTCCTCCTCGCCCTCCTTCTTGGGCTTGTCGAGGGCGTGGTCGCGCTCGACCTCCATCTCGTTGGCGAAGGTGAGGAGGTCGGGGACGGTCGGGAGGAAGACGGATGCGGTCTCGCCGCGCCGCCGGGACCGCACGAAGCGGCCGACGGCCTGGGCGAAGAAGAGGGGGGTGGAGATGGTGGTGGCGTACACCCCGACGGCGAGCCGCGGCACGTCGACGCCTTCCGACACCATGCGTACGGCGACCATCCAGCGGTCGTTGCTCGCGGCGAAGTCGTCGATGCGCTTGGAGGCACCGGTGTCGTCCGACAGCACGACGGTCGCCTTGCTGCCGGTGATCTCGCGGATCAGCTTGGCGTAGGCGCGCGCGGAGTCCTGGTCGGAGGCGATGACGAGGGCACCGGCGTCCGGGATGCCCTTCCTGACCTCGGTCAGCCGCTGGTCGGCGGCGCGCAGCACGCTCGGCATCCACTCGCCGCGCGCGTCCAGCGCCGTACGCCAGGCCTGGCTGATCGCGTCCTTGGTCATCGGCTCGCCGAGCCGCGCGGCGATCTCGTCGCCGGCCTTGGTCCGCCACCGCATGTTGCCGCTGTAGGAGAGGAAGATGACGGGCCGGACTACGTGGTCGGCCAGGGCGTTGCCGTAGCCGTAGGTGTAGTCGGCGGAGGACCGCCGGATCCCGTCGTTCCCTTCCTCATACGTCACGAAGGGAATGGGATTGGTGTCTGACCGGAACGGCGTCCCGGTCAGCGCGAGCCGCCGCGTGGCCGGCTCGAAGGCCTCCAGGCATGCCTCGCCCCAGGACTTCGAGTCACCGGCGTGGTGGATCTCGTCGAGGATCACGAGGGTCTTGCGCTGCTCGACGCGGTTGCGGTGCAGCATCGGCCGCACACCGACGCCGGCGTACGTGACGGCGACACCGTCGTAGTCCTTGCCGAGCGGCCCGGCGCTGTACTCCGGGTCGAGTTTGATCCCTATCCGCGCGGCCGCTTCCGCCCACTGCTTCTTCAGGTGCTCGGTCGGCGCGACGACGGTCACCTGCTGCACGACATGGTGGTGCAGCAGCCAGGAGGCGAGGGTGAGCGCGAAGGTCGTCTTGCCTGCACCCGGGGTCGCGACCGCGAGGAAGTCCCGCGGCTGCTCCTGGACATACCTCTCCATCGCGCCCTGCTGCCAGGCACGCAGCTTGCCGGCGGTGCCCCAGGGGGCGCGGCCGGGGAAGGCGGGAGAGAGGTGGTGGGAGCTGGTGGAGGAGGCGGCGGTGGTAGTCACGGTCTCCGTTTGTTCGGTCGGGCGGCTCGGCCATGTATGACAACCGGGCCACCCTACCGGCGGGGTGGCGGTGTCGACGTGCGGACGGCGCCGGGGCGGGTGGGGATGGGACTGAGGTCACACCTGTGGTTCAGCCGGGGCCCGCAGCGCCTTCCCGATCGCTTTGACCTCGTCCGGCCCGCACCCGCGTGGTCACCCAGGCCCCCACCAACGCCACCCCCGCCATCGGCAGAAACACGGCGGCGAAGGCGGCCGGATGGGAGCCGCCGCCCGCCGAACCGACCACATGCCCCACCGTGCCACCCCCCAACGCACCGAACGCGGCCCCGCCGACGGACAGCAGCACGACGTTGGACAACCCGTCAGAAATCTGCAGCGCGGCGGAGTTGGAGCCGGCCTCTTCCGGTGCGGACAACTGGAGCAGCAGCACGCTGGTGGAGGAGATCACCAGCCCCATCCCGAAACACCCGAATCCCCACGCGACGGCGACGATCCACACGGGCACGGCCTGGACGAGGACGCTCGGCGCCCCGGCGATCGCGGCGGCCACCAGCACCATCCCGAACGTCATCAGCCGTTCCCGATACGGCTCGACCCGCGCCCGGGCCTGCACCCACGACCCGAGCGCCCACGTCCCGCCACCCGCCGCGAGCGAGAACCCGGCCAGGGTCGGCGACAGCCCCCGCTGGGTGACGAGCATCAACGGCACGAAGGACTCGGCCGAGATGAACGACCCGGCCGCCACCCCGCGCAGCAGTACGACCGAGGGCAGCCCCCGCGCCGCCCGGTACGTACCGCGCGGCAACAGCCCGAGCACGGCGGGCACGAGCAGCGCGACGCCGGCGACGGCCGGGAGGAGGGAGAACCAGGTCAGATCCTGAGCGGCGTACTGAACGAGCCCGGCACCGAGCGAAATCCCGAGGGCGAGCCGAATACGACGCCGGTCGAAGGAGGCGGACGGCTCACCTGCGTTGCTCACCGGCCCGGCGGCCCGCCGCCGTATCTGAGGAAGGGCGAGGGCAAGCGGAAACACCACGAGCACGGGGATCCCGAGGAACACCCACCGCCACCCCAGATGCTCGGTCACCGCCCCGGAGGCAAGCGGCCCGACGACGGACGGCACGACCCAGCTCGCGGCGAACGCGGCCATGATGGCGGGCCGCAACCGCTCGGAATAGGCCCGCCCGACAACGACGTACAGAGCGACAATGACCAGCCCACCCCCGAGCCCCTGCACGGCCCGCCCCAGGATGAACACCCACATGACCTGAGCGGTCCCCGCCACCACCAGCCCGGCGGCGAAGGCCCCGATCCCGGTGGTCAACGCCCCGAGCGGCCCCCGCCGGTCCGACCACTGCCCGGCGAACACCATCCCGAACAGGCTGGTGGTGAAGTACCCGGAGAACGCGAACGCGTACAACGACACCCCGCCCAGCTCCCGAGCGGCGACGGGCATGGCCGTCCCCACCGCCGTGGCCTCGAAGGCGATCAGCAGAACGACGGACACGATCCCGACACTGAGCGCCC from Streptomyces sp. NBC_01478 includes the following:
- a CDS encoding DEAD/DEAH box helicase, with product MTTTAASSTSSHHLSPAFPGRAPWGTAGKLRAWQQGAMERYVQEQPRDFLAVATPGAGKTTFALTLASWLLHHHVVQQVTVVAPTEHLKKQWAEAAARIGIKLDPEYSAGPLGKDYDGVAVTYAGVGVRPMLHRNRVEQRKTLVILDEIHHAGDSKSWGEACLEAFEPATRRLALTGTPFRSDTNPIPFVTYEEGNDGIRRSSADYTYGYGNALADHVVRPVIFLSYSGNMRWRTKAGDEIAARLGEPMTKDAISQAWRTALDARGEWMPSVLRAADQRLTEVRKGIPDAGALVIASDQDSARAYAKLIREITGSKATVVLSDDTGASKRIDDFAASNDRWMVAVRMVSEGVDVPRLAVGVYATTISTPLFFAQAVGRFVRSRRRGETASVFLPTVPDLLTFANEMEVERDHALDKPKKEGEEDPYAESEKEMDEANKEQDEDTGEQEQFAFEALESEAVFDRVLYDGAEFGMQAHPGSEEEQDYLGIPGLLEPDQVQMLLQKRQARQIAHSRKKPDDQADLLELPAERRPVVSHKEMMELRKSLNTMVSAYVHQTGKPHGVIHTELRRTCGGPPSAEATAGQLRQRIAKVQEWATRMK
- a CDS encoding MFS transporter encodes the protein MTVLEPRDAGVTGTAPDLADECGDSVLGRSHRALSVGIVSVVLLIAFEATAVGTAMPVAARELGGVSLYAFAFSGYFTTSLFGMVFAGQWSDRRGPLGALTTGIGAFAAGLVVAGTAQVMWVFILGRAVQGLGGGLVIVALYVVVGRAYSERLRPAIMAAFAASWVVPSVVGPLASGAVTEHLGWRWVFLGIPVLVVFPLALALPQIRRRAAGPVSNAGEPSASFDRRRIRLALGISLGAGLVQYAAQDLTWFSLLPAVAGVALLVPAVLGLLPRGTYRAARGLPSVVLLRGVAAGSFISAESFVPLMLVTQRGLSPTLAGFSLAAGGGTWALGSWVQARARVEPYRERLMTFGMVLVAAAIAGAPSVLVQAVPVWIVAVAWGFGCFGMGLVISSTSVLLLQLSAPEEAGSNSAALQISDGLSNVVLLSVGGAAFGALGGGTVGHVVGSAGGGSHPAAFAAVFLPMAGVALVGAWVTTRVRAGRGQSDREGAAGPG